In the Arachis hypogaea cultivar Tifrunner chromosome 20, arahy.Tifrunner.gnm2.J5K5, whole genome shotgun sequence genome, TGGTGAATAGTAGAAAAATGTGTTCATTCAAAGTGGATACCTTTAAGCGAATGAGCAAAGAGTTTAATGATATTGTGAAGACATGGGAAGCAACAGTTCGAAAAACTACGAGTTCAAAAAAGAAGAGAGGGAACATTATTTTTGGACCGAAAAGCGTGGCCCATGCAGACGATGaggaccaccaccaccaccatgacGATGACAACAACGACGACGATAGTGATCATATTAGTTCTACATCGTCAGAGGTTTGCCATGTTGACAAGATCCTCCCCAATGGTGACATGTATACCGGCGATCGGCTCGACCAGCTCCCCCATGGCTATGGCAAATACTTATGGACAGATGGGTGCATGTATGTTGGTGAATGGTGCAAAGGTAACATCATGGGACAAGGGAGGTTTAGTTGGCCTAATGGCGCCAGATACGACGGCGATTTCAAGTGCAGTTTCATGGATGGAGAAGGTACTGTAATGAATAAAAGTGTGTTCGAGGCTCAATTAGAATAGTTTTATTAGTTAGTGTGatataatataaaagataaattgcTAAAAATGGACTAAAATGATGTTGATGCTGACAAAAATGTTTTCGAATTTTGTTTATTcacataaataaattcaaataatttaaaaaaagtgtCAAAAATATCTAAAGAAAAAACGTGATGTGATTCACTAGCTACGTCAAAATTTCACTTGCCACATAGAACATAGAATCACATCACTCTTTTTTATTAATGTAGAACATTTCGGTTTGCATATATacatttttgttatgtttttaaataatttaaagacATTTTGTCGATAACAAAATTTGAGGACATTTTTACTAACAGTAAAATTATTCGAGTGCATTTTTCGTTGTTTATTCTGATATAAATACGAATAGGATCATTTTCTCTTTGTAATTCCTCTTcttatgaaattaattttttcttaactctctttaatatgattaattctctctcttatttatcTCTGATCTCGTTAATTTCAGGTACTTATGTAGCTTCAAATGGAGATACCTATAAGGGTTCTTGGGTGATGGATTTCCGGCATGGGAATGGAAGCGAGAGCTATTCCAACGGGGATTCTTACGACGGCGAATGGAAGAAGGGACTGAAACATGGTTATGGAAAGTACCATTGGAAAAATGGGAACTTTTATGATGGGCAATGGAAGAATGGATTGTTTAGTGAAGAAGGAACAATGACATTCAACAACGGCGATAGTTATGAAGGGTGTTGGGAAGATGGTTTCCCTAAAGGGAACGGTACGTATAGATTCGCGGGCGACGGCGGAATCTACGTCGGAATATGGAGCAAGGATCCTAAGGAACAAAGTGGGACTTATCATCCAAATGATGATGGACCAAAGATTGAATTGGATCCACGTGAAATGTTATATGAAGCATTATCAAGTAGTAAGTGTGAGATTCGTGTTTGTGAAGAGGTTTCAATTTACCCTTCACAAAAAGCATTGAATTTGGGTGGGTTTGAAGAAGAATataaatgtaataataataagggtTTGAGGCCAAGGTGGATGTCAATGGATGCAAGGTTTGATAATTGTAGCTTTGAAGAATGTGATGATGGTGGTAGAAAATCAGAGTTTGGATTTGATGCTTTAAGTGATCACTCTTCTCTTCCTAGTTGGCGTAAATCATCATCACCTTTGTTGAGAATTAATGCAACTACAAGACAAGGTGAAACCatatccaaaggtcacaaaaaCTATGAACTCATGTTGAACCTTCAGTTAGGTATCAGGTATTAATAATCATATATACTTCttgttatctttatttaattttcatctcATACTTGCTTCTAGTGCAACAATTTAGCttcaattaaatatttttctaaaaatgctaagtgtatattataaattttcttttaaatcagTAAAAATTAGTCATATTTTATATACTTTTGGTATGTATTTAGCATGATTCTAAGAATCGGATTGAATCAACCGGATCAATCGGGTTAATTAAAAACCAGTTAAAAATTCAGTTCGGTTCAAGCAGAAATCAATTAGTAACAAAAAAtgccacaaaataaataaaaaatcaaatctatataattttttaatagttaactagtttaaaacaataaaatataaaaatttattttttttctaaaaaattatgtatattatacattaatatattattttattatattcattttaatcctaaatttttaaatttctaattctGTTGGTTTAATCGAATGACCGAttcgatttttaaaattttagtattttatacttcaatatatattttttataaataattaatttgatgattaattttttatatatacatattattattatcttttacgGTATATTTTAGAAAAGTGGTTGATATAATATAACAACAAATgttttatgtacatataacataattaatatttttatttttatttttttcacggcaaaattattaatttcttgtgCCATAGCATAGGCATTCTGTTGGAAAACATGCTCCAAGTGCATCACTTGATTTGAAGTCTTCTGCATTTGATCCCaaagaaaaagtatggactaaaTTTCCACCAAAAGGATCTAAGCACACACCACCTCATTCATCTTGTGAATTTAGATGGAAAGATTATTGTCCTGTAGTTTTCAGGTATATATCAATTTTATCtaatactttaaattttagagataaatatataattttatagtaACTATTTTGTTACATTTGCAGGGCTTTGAGAAAATTGTTCAGAGTTGATCCTGCTGATTACATGATATCAATTTGTGGGAATGATGCTCTTAGGGAGCTCTCTTCTCCCGGAAAAAGTGGAAGTTTCTTTTACTTAACTAATGATGATCGCTATATGATCAAGACAATGAAAAAAGCAGAAGTAAAAGTGAGttctattataaattttttatttttggtttattCAATTTTGAcgactaaatttttattagtaGTTCTTGATATTCACGACGTTTATCGATTTGGTTCCTGAAGTCTCAGTTGAATTATTATCGTCCTCTAGATTGAGTTTTGGTAATACAGTGGTCTCTCGATTATTTTTTAGCCGTGACTTAGTAAATAGAGTGATGAGCTAGCACAGTTTTTACCATATTGAACAATGGTAAAATGACATTATTTGCTTTTGGCGCTCAACCGAAGTAAAAATACCCAATCAAAATGTGCGCGGAActattttacaaaaataacatCGTTTTTGTTTTGATTGGGTGCCGAAACAAACGACATTATTTTATCATTGTCCAATGTGATAAGAGAGTGCTAGCTCATCACTCTATTTATTGAGTCGCTGTCAAAAAGAAGTCGAAAGATAACTATGTTGCTCACTATGAAGCACAGACACTTCGTTGAGTTATCGTGtctgcgtgtcggacacattttggacacgatactcaccgacactcgtccgacacgcgtgtctgctgtgtccgaccgtgtcttaataaaaagtaaaaaattattctCCGGACACACCTGGACACatttaaataccatcacgtgtcagcgtgtcctgtcttattcttaacatatatttttaaaataaatttagatatagtatatattatttattaagccaaaaaaatattttaaatacttgatataattaaaataaaacattaaaaataattaaaaattttaatttatattttaatatcaataaaatatcaaaatatcattacgatttatctaaaaaatactttatattttatatgtatgcgtgttcCGTGTCATGTTCCGTGTCCGTATCAGTGTCTATGCATCATAGGTTGTTCaaagtttaatttcaaaaatgacaataatatcatttaaattttagGAATCAAATTGACAACTCTTTAATCAGAACATAAttcatatattaattttgaatccAAAATTTAGTTTTGTTTTCCATGATATTGTAGGTTTTTCTTAGAATGCTACCGGCTTATTATAAACATGTGAGGGGTTTTGAGAACACTCTAATCACAAAGTTTTATGGGCTTCATTGTGTTAAACTAACTGGAACAGGACATAAGAAGGTAACAACACTAAGGTGCGTAGAAACTTTCACTTTGATGTATTagcttttattattaatttaattttacaaattGTAGGTTCGATTTGTCATAATGGGAAACCTATTTTGTTCTGATTATGCCATTCATCGCCGATTTGACTTAAAAGGTTCAACCTTTGGCCGTACAACTGATAAATCTGAGCAAGAAATTGACCCAACAACAATTCTTAAGGATCTTGACCTCAATTTTATATTTCGCCTACAAAAATCTTACTTCCAAGAATTTTGCAGGTGAAATTTATATCTTCTTTTTTGttcagtttaattattctatttatctataattttattaaatttttattagatttttatattttttttaattgagttcttatattatttttaattttgtaattagatttcTTTTTGTTAAAAacgtttaaattaatataatatttctatagttttattaaattttttattaaatttttatattttttaattgagttcttatattatttttaattttgtaattagatttttttttgttaaaaacgttcaaattaatataatatttctatCAAAATACATGTAGTTAAAAgatctaattagatttttaattatgaatatctttaatttacaaaaatatattcagttaattctaattttttacactaaaaatgacttaattataaaactaaaagcAATGTAGATAtctaattagaaaaaatatataaaaaaacttaattacaaatttgattaaattatagaaaccaacagaataattaaactttttctttttttgttgttgttgtttataataatttgttcttttctttttttatttataataatttatgtttTGAACAAACTGCTGTCGTCTTAACAGAGAAATACTCGTaacaatacaaaaataaaaaaaatatatatattttgcaaaTACCAAAGAAAAACACTCACATATTTTATATCATTATATGCAACCATTTAagccttatttttattttttttattaaaatgtggCTTATATATATTGACTTAACATTTGAAGTACAAAATATTGATAAATgagttaataatatattaatatttctaATAAATCTTAAATATAACTGATACAGGCAAGTGGATAAGGATTGTGAGTTCTTAGAACAAGAAAGAATCATGGATTATAGTATGCTGGTTGGTCTTCACTTTAGGGAAACAACAAGTGATGGCAGTGTCACACCTTCATCAAGAGCTCTCACCCCAACTCCTCACTTTGACAATGATGCCCTTCGCCTATCTGCTCTTCACAATGATAATCTAAATGAAGATCCTAAccggtgtgtatatatatatatatatgctcaaTTATAATATATAACTTCAATTTATAAAGATCTTTATAATTATTTCCTTAACCCATTTAAAGAACTATAGCAAAATGGAGTTTTTTTTGGTTCAATTCAACTCATTTAAAATTAAATGAGAGTTTAATTTTCAAGAAATCGTTAATTTATTATTTCTGAGAGTAGATTAAATCACTAAAGTGGTCCTTAAAATTCATGTTTTAAATCGCTTTTTAGTTTCTAAAATTCTAAATGCATTATTATCGTCCCTGAAAATTGATTTGTAGTCCTTTAGCCTCCTTCTTTCGACAATGACTCAGCAAATGAAATGATAAGCTAACATATGAATGCCAGGTTGGATACTAGTAAAATGATGTCGTTTGTTTTTGGTGCCCAATAAAAATTGATGCAGCGTCATTTTGATATATCTGGGCATCTAAATGGCATGACATCTTTCATTGGGCGCCAAATACAAATATTGACGGTTCACTAGTGTTTAGCGTGATATTAGAATGCTAGCTCATCACTCTTTTTGCAGAGTCATTATCGAAAATGAGTCAAGGATCAATATGTTATCCagaaatcaattttcatgatgATAATAACGCAATTGGAATttcaataactaaattaatatatgACATCAATTTCAGTGACCACTTTAAGATTTAATCTCTCAAATTGGCActtttatatttgatattttcactattttttctccttttggatttgAACAAATGATAGTAGGCTTACACGATATATTGGTTTGGCATTACAACATACTTTGGTTCTCTCATCTAATTTATGTTCCTCCTTagttaaatttcttgaaaaacatTTGATTTGTACTATGTTTATTGTTCTAGGCCGATTCATCTTGGTATAAATATGTCGGCACGAGCCGAAACGACGGCGCGAAGAAGCAGCACAGATTCCCTTGAGTTGGTGGGAGAACCAACCGGGGAGTTTTATGAGATTGTCATCTTCTTTGGTATCATAGATATATTACAAGAATATGACATTAATAAAAGGCTTGAACATGCATATAAATCATTTCAATATGATCCAACTTCAATATCTGCGGTTGATCCAAACTTATACTCCAAACGCTTTCGTGATTTCATTTTCAGAATTTTTGTGGAAGATACATTGTAATTAAGagtgtaattttgatgcaaaaaCATTCATCTTATTAGTGAGTGATTCACACATAtgtattttcttaggttttttacGATCAGGGATTAATCTGTCACGAATTTGAGCTCCGTTTAAGGGTTTGTCGTTTGCCTAAGCACTATACATGTATTTTCTTAAATTTGTTCATTTTTGTAGTCACAAAAGATGTATGTTGTATAGGGTAGACCAATAATGTTGTGAtgccttttcttcttttttttttggtcagggtGTTGTGATGCCTTTCCAATTGTAAATAGTATGACAACAAAAAGGCCCAAAaagatagtaaaaaaaaatagaaatatttttaagGCCTTTTGGGAATTTCGACAGAGCAAAAAAAATGTGCAAAAACATATGAGAAGGGACTAAGGGTTGTGAATTAGTGAATTACATTATCAGGTTTTCGTGTGCAAAGCCATTGCATGTAATTTTTGTGatctttttgtgttttattttttatttgaaaaaagttATTTCTAAGCTTGTAGGGTGGTATCTAACAATGTTTACCGTCCCAAAAAAAAAGGTGAGATAatttctgtaaaaaaaaaaatacataaatacataat is a window encoding:
- the LOC112782288 gene encoding phosphatidylinositol 4-phosphate 5-kinase 4-like, whose protein sequence is MVNSRKMCSFKVDTFKRMSKEFNDIVKTWEATVRKTTSSKKKRGNIIFGPKSVAHADDEDHHHHHDDDNNDDDSDHISSTSSEVCHVDKILPNGDMYTGDRLDQLPHGYGKYLWTDGCMYVGEWCKGNIMGQGRFSWPNGARYDGDFKCSFMDGEGTYVASNGDTYKGSWVMDFRHGNGSESYSNGDSYDGEWKKGLKHGYGKYHWKNGNFYDGQWKNGLFSEEGTMTFNNGDSYEGCWEDGFPKGNGTYRFAGDGGIYVGIWSKDPKEQSGTYHPNDDGPKIELDPREMLYEALSSSKCEIRVCEEVSIYPSQKALNLGGFEEEYKCNNNKGLRPRWMSMDARFDNCSFEECDDGGRKSEFGFDALSDHSSLPSWRKSSSPLLRINATTRQGETISKGHKNYELMLNLQLGIRHSVGKHAPSASLDLKSSAFDPKEKVWTKFPPKGSKHTPPHSSCEFRWKDYCPVVFRALRKLFRVDPADYMISICGNDALRELSSPGKSGSFFYLTNDDRYMIKTMKKAEVKVFLRMLPAYYKHVRGFENTLITKFYGLHCVKLTGTGHKKVRFVIMGNLFCSDYAIHRRFDLKGSTFGRTTDKSEQEIDPTTILKDLDLNFIFRLQKSYFQEFCRQVDKDCEFLEQERIMDYSMLVGLHFRETTSDGSVTPSSRALTPTPHFDNDALRLSALHNDNLNEDPNRPIHLGINMSARAETTARRSSTDSLELVGEPTGEFYEIVIFFGIIDILQEYDINKRLEHAYKSFQYDPTSISAVDPNLYSKRFRDFIFRIFVEDTL